TTTTGTTCTCATTATCCGCAGCAGCGCTCAACACGCTGATAGCCCGGCGCAGCTCGTTACGCTGCAAACGTTGAAGCAATAGCTGAACCGCACGCTCCTGCCAATCATCGGTCATGGTTTCATCATGATCAATTCGCATCGTAAGTCCCTTGTTCAGCGTCTTCTCATTCACGGTTTCACCAGCATACTCGACACGCTTGAAGGCTCCACCAATTGCACGAATATCATCCGCTTCGGAAAAAAATGCCTCGGCATTTTTCGCACGTTTGAATTCGAACCGGCGACCAACCGGGATCTTCGGAGCGATAAAATCAAGCATCGCCTCCAGATTCTCCGTATCCTTCCATCCAGCCGAAAACGCGGTCAAAGGCTCAGAATAATGAGCGCTGTTAAAACGGCTTTCATTGGCCGCACTGATTTCGTTAGCAACGAGTGTTTCTTTAGTTTCTGTTTTCATTTTATTTTATTCTTTTGTATTTTAGATTTCTGTTAGTTTTTTCTTCTTATTCAGACAGCATGATAATCTTGTCAGGTGCTTTCTCATATGTGGTGCTGAGTGCCAGAAAATCGACAATCGAACTTCCGGAGAAAGCATCCATAACAACGGTTTTTCGAGGCGAGACTGGCTCGACTTCCAGGACATCACCGTCTCCGGCAGCATCAGTCAGTGCCCGGCCGATTTGATAATAAGTCCCAGCGACCAACGGCCGGTCCTGGACCTTTCCAGAAGCGGCAGTGTAGACATCCTCTCCCGCAGATATTGCCTCAGAGGCAATCATCAGAAGAGTCGAATCGACACTACCCGGCAGCGAGACATTGACATAATCGCCAGCCTCACCGCAGTCCGTGATCACACCAAGCGGTGCATCACCGGCATCGGCCAGATCGACTTGCGTCGAGGCAGAGCCAATCTTGCCAAGCAAATGGCGCGTAGTAATGTCAGACTCCAGCATACGTGTGACCTGACCGGCATGAGTGCCTTCGGCTACATTACTGAATACCGGCTCATGGCGGATTACATTGATTAGTTTGTTTATCATATTATTTATCTTTCTATTTCGTTTTTGATGTTTGTTTCGTTTATTCAGCCATCAGCCCCATATGACCGATGGCTAAAAAGTTTCATTAACGATTCACATTCAGCTCCTCGTATAGATCCGGGCGCTCACGCTTCAGTTGGGTCCAGGCATCGGCATAACTACTGCCATCGCCCTCAGCACGTTCATTGACCATCGCGATGAAATCGGTCCGGCGACTAATCGCGCCCTTGCGCTGCCCCAGGCCACTGCTAATAAACTCCGCCCCTAGAACAGGCTCTGCATTACAAAGCTCCTCCAGCTTGATTTCAAAATTGTCCTGTAGCTCTTGTTCCCAGGTTTCGCTGTCACTAGCTGCAATCCGACCTTCGCGCTGCGCTTTTTCCAGTAGCAACGTGATGCGCTCCCGTCGCTCATGAACAAAAGCGGATTCCGCCCTGGCCCGTGCAGCCTCGTGACCGGCAACGATCTTTTGAAAGCGTTCGTTTTGCATTACCAGTTCGTCATCTGAAGCGGAATCCGCATCTACGATAGCTTCCGTTTCACTCCGTTCGCTTTCATTGGCAATGGCATCGCCAGGGATATTGGGCATATTCGTCAGCCCAACGGAGATCAAACGCGTCGGCTCAAAAAGGTTCTCACCTATCGAACGCATAGCCCAGCGCGGTGAGAGGAATTTATAGAAAGCATTCTCCAGTAAACGACGCCCTTCTTCGGACCAGCGCGGCAAAATATAAAGCCCATCAAAACGAGCATCCATGTCCACAATCCAAGCATAAGCACGGGTGTCGTCGTGACCACTTTGTCCGGCAAAGCCAGGATCATCCGGATGCCCGATATAAATCGGCAATCCCCCAAAACGGCGGGCCATGCGCCCGCGCAAACTCTTGAAGTAGTCCGTAAGACGCTCGGCACTACGACGGCTGAATCGCTGCATACCACGGGCATGCGGCCAGTCACCATACTCTGCCATTCGCAGCCAGGGGCCGTCTGAAGTTTTGTTCTGGTCGATGGCGTTAGAAACGCCGAATTCTATATTTTCTGATTTTGTATTCATTTTTAATTTTTTATTGATGGTTGAATTTTGAAAAATTGAGTCACACATGCTGCGAAGCAGGCACAGCCCGGCTATCGCACGTAGTCTTTACGAACTTCGTGCCTCGTTTACGGTTGTTGTGGCCTGGGGACTTCTTCTACTCGGCCTTCCTTCCGATCAGCCGTGAGGCAAAGGTGGAAAATGCT
The Rubellicoccus peritrichatus DNA segment above includes these coding regions:
- a CDS encoding capsid cement protein produces the protein MINKLINVIRHEPVFSNVAEGTHAGQVTRMLESDITTRHLLGKIGSASTQVDLADAGDAPLGVITDCGEAGDYVNVSLPGSVDSTLLMIASEAISAGEDVYTAASGKVQDRPLVAGTYYQIGRALTDAAGDGDVLEVEPVSPRKTVVMDAFSGSSIVDFLALSTTYEKAPDKIIMLSE
- a CDS encoding phage protease, giving the protein MNTKSENIEFGVSNAIDQNKTSDGPWLRMAEYGDWPHARGMQRFSRRSAERLTDYFKSLRGRMARRFGGLPIYIGHPDDPGFAGQSGHDDTRAYAWIVDMDARFDGLYILPRWSEEGRRLLENAFYKFLSPRWAMRSIGENLFEPTRLISVGLTNMPNIPGDAIANESERSETEAIVDADSASDDELVMQNERFQKIVAGHEAARARAESAFVHERRERITLLLEKAQREGRIAASDSETWEQELQDNFEIKLEELCNAEPVLGAEFISSGLGQRKGAISRRTDFIAMVNERAEGDGSSYADAWTQLKRERPDLYEELNVNR